A single region of the Bacteroidota bacterium genome encodes:
- the fahA gene encoding fumarylacetoacetase, with amino-acid sequence MIKPIDPRLKSWIPVSENCDFPIQNLPYGIFRTAGNKPCVCVAIGDQVLNLAAVAKLGYFNQLKFDTKVFSKDNLNDFISLGQPVWRAVRNRIFNLLNADRAELRDNVEARQKVLLPMNEVELLLPVKIGDYTDFYSSIDHATNMGKMFRDPANALLPNWKHIPVGYHGRASSIIVSGTNFHRPKGQTKPADAEIPVFGPSKLLDFELETAFIIGKSTQLGETVSTAKADDHIFGMVLLNDWSARDIQSWEYVPLGPFLSKNFASTISPWVVTLDALEPFRTEGYKQEPKVLPYLEYSGKKNIDINLEVFIQPEGRQPHKICTSNYKYMYWVMEQQLAHHTVNGCNINIGDMMASGTISGPEEGSFGSMMEIAWRGTKPVKLPDGSERKFINDGDTVIIKGYSVKNGVRIGFGECKGTVLPAT; translated from the coding sequence ATGATAAAGCCAATTGACCCGAGATTAAAATCATGGATCCCGGTTAGTGAAAATTGTGATTTCCCGATACAAAATTTACCTTATGGCATTTTCAGAACTGCCGGAAACAAGCCATGTGTTTGCGTGGCAATTGGAGATCAGGTACTGAATCTTGCTGCCGTGGCCAAGCTTGGCTATTTTAATCAGTTAAAATTCGACACAAAGGTTTTTTCGAAAGATAACCTCAACGATTTTATTTCACTCGGACAGCCGGTTTGGCGAGCCGTCCGTAATCGGATTTTTAATTTACTGAATGCCGACAGGGCAGAACTGAGAGACAATGTTGAAGCACGTCAAAAGGTACTTCTTCCAATGAATGAGGTAGAACTACTTTTACCGGTAAAAATAGGCGACTACACAGATTTTTATTCCAGCATTGACCATGCTACAAATATGGGCAAAATGTTTCGCGACCCTGCCAATGCTCTTTTACCAAACTGGAAACATATCCCGGTTGGCTATCATGGGCGAGCTTCATCTATTATTGTTTCAGGCACTAATTTTCACCGTCCTAAAGGCCAGACAAAACCAGCAGACGCGGAGATCCCGGTTTTTGGGCCAAGCAAACTACTCGACTTTGAACTTGAAACAGCTTTTATTATTGGTAAATCAACGCAGCTTGGTGAAACAGTGTCAACAGCCAAAGCGGATGACCATATTTTCGGAATGGTATTACTTAATGATTGGAGCGCCCGTGATATACAGTCATGGGAGTACGTTCCGCTGGGGCCATTCCTCAGCAAAAATTTTGCTTCAACAATTTCACCATGGGTAGTTACGCTCGATGCCCTGGAACCCTTCCGTACTGAAGGCTACAAACAGGAACCTAAAGTACTTCCCTATCTTGAATATTCAGGTAAAAAAAATATTGACATTAATCTTGAAGTATTCATTCAGCCTGAAGGCCGGCAGCCTCATAAAATATGTACCTCTAATTACAAATACATGTATTGGGTAATGGAACAGCAACTGGCACATCATACCGTAAATGGCTGCAACATTAATATAGGTGACATGATGGCTTCAGGCACTATCAGCGGCCCTGAAGAAGGGTCATTCGGATCGATGATGGAGATCGCATGGCGCGGCACCAAACCGGTCAAGCTTCCGGATGGCAGCGAACGTAAATTCATTAATGATGGTGATACGGTAATAATTAAAGGCTACTCAGTTAAAAATGGTGTGCGTATTGGGTTCGGAGAATGTAAAGGGACCGTACTTCCGGCTACTTAA
- a CDS encoding HTTM domain-containing protein produces the protein MKTTITKYIDLTEALFTEKVNTPHTILLFKKAVYLYIILNGLISLPIASQIWSVDANMIHYYPQDNFAIKLINILSRPGINNYYWYFVIGQLTCATVALFGYLKRLMGILLYFISVNLYYNAGLIQNGGTNLLVITLFYMIFMNEAAGQQQNNKIRTFEITATNFAFLAAKIQVCLLYFVSAVYKLYGSHWMDGSALYYVLNMDEYSTSWIQKNIANTDWLTIPVTYFTLTFQMLFPVTVWIKKFKPLTLWVGVVFHVLIIFMMGITDFGLIMLIMYLLFASDAKSKMALNTLKIA, from the coding sequence TTGAAGACAACAATAACTAAATATATAGACCTCACTGAAGCATTATTCACAGAAAAAGTGAATACGCCTCATACTATTCTTCTTTTTAAGAAAGCTGTTTACCTCTATATTATTCTAAATGGACTGATCAGCCTGCCCATTGCTTCGCAAATATGGAGCGTTGATGCAAACATGATCCATTATTACCCACAGGATAACTTTGCAATTAAACTGATTAACATTCTGTCACGACCAGGAATAAATAATTACTACTGGTATTTTGTTATTGGTCAGTTAACCTGTGCAACTGTAGCTTTATTTGGGTATCTAAAACGCCTGATGGGTATACTGCTCTATTTTATAAGTGTTAATCTTTATTATAATGCCGGACTTATACAAAATGGGGGAACTAACCTGTTAGTGATTACATTATTTTATATGATTTTTATGAATGAAGCTGCCGGACAACAGCAAAACAACAAAATAAGGACGTTCGAAATAACAGCTACCAATTTTGCTTTTTTAGCTGCCAAAATACAGGTTTGTCTGCTTTACTTTGTTTCAGCGGTGTATAAACTGTATGGTTCTCATTGGATGGATGGCTCAGCACTGTATTATGTATTGAATATGGATGAATATAGTACAAGCTGGATCCAAAAAAATATCGCGAATACAGACTGGCTTACAATACCTGTCACCTACTTTACGCTAACCTTTCAAATGCTGTTCCCCGTTACCGTATGGATAAAAAAATTCAAACCCCTTACACTATGGGTTGGCGTTGTATTTCATGTACTTATTATTTTTATGATGGGAATTACTGATTTCGGCTTGATCATGCTGATCATGTATTTACTATTTGCAAGTGATGCAAAAAGCAAAATGGCTTTAAATACACTAAAAATCGCTTAG
- a CDS encoding serine hydroxymethyltransferase, producing the protein MIHMKKDTLIFEYIKEELHRQTYGIELIASENYVSDQVMKAMGSCLTNKYAEGLPGKRYYGGCEVVDKVEQLAIDRARQLFNAEWANVQPHSGAQANAAVMLAILKPGDTILGFDLSHGGHLTHGSPVNFSGKLYRPTFYGVEKETGRIDYDKVEAKAIQEKPKLLICGASSYSRDWDYKRFRAIADKVGALLMADISHPSGLIARGLMNDPMPHCHIVTTTTHKTLRGPRGGMIMMGKDFPNPWGLTTPKGEIKTMSALLDAAVFPGTQGGPLEHVIAAKAVAYGEALADSFMKYTLQVIKNAKVMAQCFVDKGYGVISGGTDNHCMLIDLRSKNLTGKQAETTLVKADITVNKNMVPFDDKSPFVTSGIRVGTPAITTRGLKEKDIPAIVDLIDEVLMNMDNETVIGQVRKKVNTKMKKHPLFV; encoded by the coding sequence ATCATTCATATGAAGAAGGATACACTTATTTTTGAATATATTAAGGAAGAATTGCACCGCCAGACCTACGGGATTGAGTTGATCGCTTCCGAAAACTATGTAAGCGACCAGGTGATGAAAGCTATGGGCTCCTGCCTGACAAACAAATACGCAGAAGGGCTTCCGGGCAAACGATATTACGGAGGCTGTGAAGTGGTTGACAAGGTTGAACAGCTCGCAATTGATCGTGCCAGACAATTGTTTAACGCTGAGTGGGCCAATGTTCAGCCTCATTCGGGCGCACAAGCTAACGCCGCTGTCATGCTGGCTATTCTTAAACCGGGAGATACTATCCTGGGATTTGATCTGTCGCATGGCGGTCACCTTACACATGGCTCGCCGGTTAATTTTTCAGGAAAATTATACAGGCCTACTTTTTACGGCGTTGAAAAAGAAACCGGCCGCATTGATTACGACAAAGTTGAAGCGAAAGCTATCCAGGAAAAACCAAAATTGCTTATTTGCGGTGCATCTTCCTATTCACGTGATTGGGACTATAAACGGTTCAGAGCCATTGCAGATAAGGTTGGCGCTTTGCTGATGGCAGATATATCACACCCATCGGGCCTTATTGCCCGTGGCCTGATGAATGATCCGATGCCGCACTGCCATATTGTAACAACAACTACCCATAAAACTTTACGCGGACCAAGGGGCGGGATGATCATGATGGGAAAAGATTTTCCAAACCCATGGGGGCTAACCACACCCAAAGGAGAAATTAAAACAATGTCGGCATTGCTGGATGCCGCTGTTTTCCCCGGCACACAAGGCGGACCGCTTGAACATGTAATTGCCGCTAAAGCGGTGGCTTATGGTGAAGCATTAGCAGACAGTTTCATGAAATACACATTACAGGTAATTAAAAATGCGAAGGTAATGGCACAGTGCTTTGTTGATAAAGGATATGGGGTTATATCAGGAGGAACTGATAACCATTGTATGTTGATCGACCTGCGCTCAAAGAACCTCACAGGCAAACAAGCTGAAACGACTCTTGTAAAAGCCGATATTACAGTAAATAAAAACATGGTGCCTTTTGACGATAAATCACCTTTTGTTACTTCAGGTATACGTGTGGGAACCCCTGCTATTACTACACGTGGTTTAAAAGAAAAAGACATCCCTGCAATTGTTGACCTGATCGATGAAGTACTTATGAATATGGATAACGAAACTGTTATCGGCCAGGTTAGAAAAAAGGTAAACACGAAGATGAAAAAACATCCTTTGTTCGTGTAA